Proteins encoded by one window of Salvia splendens isolate huo1 chromosome 5, SspV2, whole genome shotgun sequence:
- the LOC121802280 gene encoding probable bifunctional methylthioribulose-1-phosphate dehydratase/enolase-phosphatase E1 1 isoform X1, which produces MDAINGAVQTSHAYLEGSKVKQTKALIAELCRHFYHLGWVSGTGGSITIKVHDDAIPKPQQLIVMSPSGVQKERMMEEDMYVLSTDGTVLSEPLSKPWPNKPPKCSDCGPLFLKAYEMRNAGAVIHSHGMESCLVTMLNPSSKEFRITHMEMIKGIQGHGYYDELVIPIIENTAHERELTESLAIAIEAYPKTTAVLVRNHGIYVWGDSWISAKTQAECYHYLFEAAIKLHQLGLDWSTPSHGPIHHPGGGQSSLRNAELSANRGTLSSNGGSGQPRKCIVLDIEGTTTPISFVADVLFPYARENIEKHLVLTYDTTETQDDIKLLCAQVHEDLKNGVAGAVPIPVDGGKEEITGAVVANVRAMITADRKITALKQLQGHIWQTGFLNLELEGVVFDDVPEALEKWHSLGIKVYIYSSGSRLAQKLLFSNTKYGDLRKYLCGFFDTTIGNKKETSSYVHIAETLGVDNPSEILFLTDVYAEATAAKAAGMEVIVSIRAGNGPLPESHGFRTVESFSEV; this is translated from the exons ATGGATGCCATAAACGGAGCTGTCCAAACATCGCACGCTTATTTAGAGGGCAGCAAGGTCAAACAAACCAAGGCCCTCATCGCAGAGCTCTGCCGCCACTTCTACCACCTCGGCTGGGTCTCCGGCACCGGCGGCAGCATCACAATCAAAGTCCACGACGATGCTATTCCCAAACCCCAACAGCTCATCGTCATGTCACCATCAG GTGTGCAGAAGGAGAGGATGATGGAGGAAGACATGTATGTGTTGTCCACAGATGGGACTGTGTTGTCTGAGCCATTGTCGAAGCCATGGCCGAATAAGCCTCCTAAATGTTCTGATTGTGGTCCATTGTTCTTGAAG GCATATGAAATGCGTAATGCAGGTGCTGTCATCCACAGCCATGGAATGGAGTCTTGCCTTGTAACAATGCTCAATCCATCCTCAAAAGAATTTCGT ATAACTCATATGGAAATGATCAAAGGAATTCAAGGGCATGGTTACTATGACGAACTTGTAATTCCAATCATAGAAAATACTGCTCATGAAAGAGAGCTTACCGAATCTCTTGCAATAGCA ATAGAAGCATACCCAAAAACCACAGCTGTCCTAGTTCGCAACCACGGAATATATGTCTGGGGAGATTCATGGATTAGTGCTAAAACACAG GCTGAATGCTACCACTATCTATTCGAAGCTGCTATTAAACTTCATCAATTAGGCTTGGACTGGTCAACCCCGTCTCACGGTCCCATTCATCATCCTGGTGGAGGGCAGTCGAGCCTCAGGAATGCTGAACTCTCTGCAAACAGGGGCACCCTTTCTTCAAATGGTGGCAGTGGACAGCCAAGG AAGTGCATTGTACTGGACATCGAAGGAACTACTACTCCCATATCATTTGTAGCGGATGTCCTCTTTCCATATGCTCGTGAAAACATAGAAAAGCATTTGGTGCTGACGTATGATACTACGGAAACACAAGACGATATTAAGCTACTATGTGCACAA GTACATGAAGACTTGAAGAATGGCGTTGCTGGTGCTGTTCCCATTCCGGTTGATGGAGGAAAAGAGGAGATAACTGGTGCTGTAGTTGCAAATGTGAGGGCGATGATTACAGCTGACAGGAAAATTACTGCCTTGAAACAATTGCAA GGTCATATATGGCAAACTGGATTTCTGAATCTCGAGTTAGAGGGAGTTGTATTCGATGATGTTCCTGAAGCTCTCGAGAAGTGGCATTCTCTTGGAATAAAG GTGTATATATATTCAAGTGGGAGCAGACTAGCTCAGAAGCTCTTGTTTAGCAACACGAAGTACGGGGATCTCAGGAAGTACTTGTGTGGGTTTTTTGATACCACGATAGG GAACAAGAAAGAAACTAGTTCTTACGTGCACATTGCCGAAACTCTAGGAGTCGACAATCCATCAGAGATTTTGTTCCTGACTGACGTCTACGCAGAAGCTACAGCTGCAAAAGCAGCAG GTATGGAGGTGATAGTCTCCATTCGGGCTGGAAACGGACCTCTTCCGGAGAGTCATGGCTTTCGGACAGTGGAGTCGTTTTCGGAGGTCTGA
- the LOC121802280 gene encoding probable bifunctional methylthioribulose-1-phosphate dehydratase/enolase-phosphatase E1 1 isoform X2, with protein sequence MLFPNPNSSSSCHHQKERMMEEDMYVLSTDGTVLSEPLSKPWPNKPPKCSDCGPLFLKAYEMRNAGAVIHSHGMESCLVTMLNPSSKEFRITHMEMIKGIQGHGYYDELVIPIIENTAHERELTESLAIAIEAYPKTTAVLVRNHGIYVWGDSWISAKTQAECYHYLFEAAIKLHQLGLDWSTPSHGPIHHPGGGQSSLRNAELSANRGTLSSNGGSGQPRKCIVLDIEGTTTPISFVADVLFPYARENIEKHLVLTYDTTETQDDIKLLCAQVHEDLKNGVAGAVPIPVDGGKEEITGAVVANVRAMITADRKITALKQLQGHIWQTGFLNLELEGVVFDDVPEALEKWHSLGIKVYIYSSGSRLAQKLLFSNTKYGDLRKYLCGFFDTTIGNKKETSSYVHIAETLGVDNPSEILFLTDVYAEATAAKAAGMEVIVSIRAGNGPLPESHGFRTVESFSEV encoded by the exons ATGCTATTCCCAAACCCCAACAGCTCATCGTCATGTCACCATCAG AAGGAGAGGATGATGGAGGAAGACATGTATGTGTTGTCCACAGATGGGACTGTGTTGTCTGAGCCATTGTCGAAGCCATGGCCGAATAAGCCTCCTAAATGTTCTGATTGTGGTCCATTGTTCTTGAAG GCATATGAAATGCGTAATGCAGGTGCTGTCATCCACAGCCATGGAATGGAGTCTTGCCTTGTAACAATGCTCAATCCATCCTCAAAAGAATTTCGT ATAACTCATATGGAAATGATCAAAGGAATTCAAGGGCATGGTTACTATGACGAACTTGTAATTCCAATCATAGAAAATACTGCTCATGAAAGAGAGCTTACCGAATCTCTTGCAATAGCA ATAGAAGCATACCCAAAAACCACAGCTGTCCTAGTTCGCAACCACGGAATATATGTCTGGGGAGATTCATGGATTAGTGCTAAAACACAG GCTGAATGCTACCACTATCTATTCGAAGCTGCTATTAAACTTCATCAATTAGGCTTGGACTGGTCAACCCCGTCTCACGGTCCCATTCATCATCCTGGTGGAGGGCAGTCGAGCCTCAGGAATGCTGAACTCTCTGCAAACAGGGGCACCCTTTCTTCAAATGGTGGCAGTGGACAGCCAAGG AAGTGCATTGTACTGGACATCGAAGGAACTACTACTCCCATATCATTTGTAGCGGATGTCCTCTTTCCATATGCTCGTGAAAACATAGAAAAGCATTTGGTGCTGACGTATGATACTACGGAAACACAAGACGATATTAAGCTACTATGTGCACAA GTACATGAAGACTTGAAGAATGGCGTTGCTGGTGCTGTTCCCATTCCGGTTGATGGAGGAAAAGAGGAGATAACTGGTGCTGTAGTTGCAAATGTGAGGGCGATGATTACAGCTGACAGGAAAATTACTGCCTTGAAACAATTGCAA GGTCATATATGGCAAACTGGATTTCTGAATCTCGAGTTAGAGGGAGTTGTATTCGATGATGTTCCTGAAGCTCTCGAGAAGTGGCATTCTCTTGGAATAAAG GTGTATATATATTCAAGTGGGAGCAGACTAGCTCAGAAGCTCTTGTTTAGCAACACGAAGTACGGGGATCTCAGGAAGTACTTGTGTGGGTTTTTTGATACCACGATAGG GAACAAGAAAGAAACTAGTTCTTACGTGCACATTGCCGAAACTCTAGGAGTCGACAATCCATCAGAGATTTTGTTCCTGACTGACGTCTACGCAGAAGCTACAGCTGCAAAAGCAGCAG GTATGGAGGTGATAGTCTCCATTCGGGCTGGAAACGGACCTCTTCCGGAGAGTCATGGCTTTCGGACAGTGGAGTCGTTTTCGGAGGTCTGA
- the LOC121802507 gene encoding VQ motif-containing protein 4-like produces the protein MSSPSSPREKASPTSSSINASSQPLPLPLPTPPHTPTPKPRSHDASNPYPTTFVQADTTTFKHVVQMLTGSPKPDPSPTPRSGSGIGIKSTNQKKQGFKLYERRNSLKNRLIINTFSPNSNYSNSNSKSPGILSPSILDFPALMLSPVTPIINEEERAIADKKFYFHPSPRTAPEPPQLLPLFPVTSPRASTS, from the coding sequence ATGAGCTCACCATCATCACCAAGAGAGAAGGCCTCTCCCACAAGCAGCAGCATCAATGCCTCCTCCCaacccctccccctccccctccccaccccaccccacacCCCAACCCCAAAGCCCAGATCCCACGACGCCAGCAATCCCTACCCAACCACCTTCGTCCAAGCCGACACCACCACCTTCAAACACGTCGTCCAAATGCTTACCGGATCCCCCAAACCCGATCCATCTCCCACGCCCCGCTCCGGCTCCGGCATCGGCATCAAGAGCACCAATCAGAAGAAGCAAGGCTTCAAGCTCTACGAGCGCCGCAACAGCCTCAAAAACCGCCTCATCATCAACACCTTTTCCCCCAATTCCAAttattccaattccaattccaaatcGCCGGGAATTCTGTCGCCGAGCATACTTGATTTTCCGGCGCTGATGCTGAGCCCGGTGACGCCGATCATCAACGAGGAGGAGAGAGCGATTGCGGACAAGAAATTCTACTTCCACCCGTCGCCGCGGACCGCGCCGGAGCCGCCGCAGCTGCTGCCGCTCTTTCCGGTTACCTCGCCGCGGGCCTCTACTTCTTGA